The Sphingosinicella flava genome includes the window CAGTTGAAAGCGCTGATCCCGGTCGGCGGGCGGCCGATGGTTGCGCGCGTGATCGAAGCCTTGCGGGCCGCGCCTTCGGTCGGCGACATCATCATCCTTGCTCAGGAGCCCGATCGGCTGGCGACGGTCCTGCCCGGCGATTCCCGCATCCGCATGGCGCGTTCGCAGGGAGGAATTGCCCAGTCGATCCGTGCGGTCGCGGGGAAGGATGCACCCTTTCCGGTGCTGGTCGTCACCGCCGACCATGCGCTGCTGACGGCGGAGATGATCGAGACCTTTCTACGGGGGAGCGGCGGAGACGTGTCGGCCGCTTTGGTCGATCGCAAGGTGGTCGAGGCCGCCTATCCCGAGACCCGGCGCACCTGGCTGCGCTTTTCGGATGGCGACTATAGCGGCGCCAATCTCTTCGCGCTGACGGGCGAGAAAGCCTATGCCGCGCTCGATCTTTGGTCGGGGGTCGAAAAGGACAGGAAGAAAGCGCTGAAACTGCTGACCTCCTTCGGACCGGTTCTTGCCGTCCGGGCGCTGACCCGGACCATTTCGCTAGACAAGGCGCTTGCGGCTTTGGGTAAAAAGGTGGGTGTCGAGGCCAGGGCGGTGCGCCTCCCATTCGCTGAAGCGGCGATCGATGTGGACAAGGAAGAGGATCTCGAGCTGGTCGAGGCGATATTGAAGCGTCGATAGTGGCCACCACTAAACCGCTTGTCGCCCCGGCGGAATTCACCTATATAGCCCATGCCTTTCTCGACATCGTTAAAGTGTTGAGGCTGGTCCCAAAGGCGGGGCCGGCGACGAAGGTCTATAGCTATTTCAAGGAGCCGCATGGCCGATATCGATGCACTGACGCGCTTGATCGAACCCGAAGCGAAAGCCGAAGGGTTGGCGCTGGTGCGCGTGAAGATGATCGGCGGCACCTCGGACCCGACGCTGCAGGTGATGGCCGAGCATCCCGACACGCGGCAGCTGACGTTGGAAGATTGTTCCACTTTGTCGCGCCGCCTGTCGGATTTGCTCGACCGCTTGGAGGAAGAAGGTCGCGATCCGATCGAGGGCGCCTATCGCCTTGAAGTGAGTTCGCCCGGCATCGACCGCCCACTGACCCGCCTCGCCGATTTCGACGACTGGAAGGGCTTCGAGGCCCGGATCAACCTCGCCGAAAAGCTGGAGGGCCGGAAGGTTCTGACCGGCAATCTGCTCGGCACCGATGGGGATCAAATCCGGATCGACGTGCCGAAAGCCGGCGAGATGAAAATCCCTTTTTCCGCGGTTC containing:
- the rimP gene encoding ribosome maturation protein RimP; translated protein: MADIDALTRLIEPEAKAEGLALVRVKMIGGTSDPTLQVMAEHPDTRQLTLEDCSTLSRRLSDLLDRLEEEGRDPIEGAYRLEVSSPGIDRPLTRLADFDDWKGFEARINLAEKLEGRKVLTGNLLGTDGDQIRIDVPKAGEMKIPFSAVQSAKLVMTDKLIAATAPLDAEGADSIQVEGQD
- a CDS encoding nucleotidyltransferase family protein, encoding MSAPGCWTAIVLAGQRQGENVFARNHGVQLKALIPVGGRPMVARVIEALRAAPSVGDIIILAQEPDRLATVLPGDSRIRMARSQGGIAQSIRAVAGKDAPFPVLVVTADHALLTAEMIETFLRGSGGDVSAALVDRKVVEAAYPETRRTWLRFSDGDYSGANLFALTGEKAYAALDLWSGVEKDRKKALKLLTSFGPVLAVRALTRTISLDKALAALGKKVGVEARAVRLPFAEAAIDVDKEEDLELVEAILKRR